A window from Fibrobacter sp. UWB11 encodes these proteins:
- a CDS encoding nuclease-related domain-containing protein has protein sequence MSIIDAFFNKRLGPVFLKENSDAENFIAKMKTLSERASGSLKSEIEEQIKLAEIGLLGEKQIIYELKNSGLDMYILHDIYLEKGDLSAQIDFLICTRQHIYAIECKNLFGDIEIDDKGNFIRRFNFGKFYKREGLYSPVTQNERHLNVLREVRRDAKTGSFLGLAEKVFDENFSSNYKSIVVLANPKTVLNDKKAPKNIREHVIRADQLVAFIKNMDNSRNADWSDSSMLETMQYFLNCNRPNKSDYARKYEDIYLMSVIGKIKEERGDQTPVEPAKNPSTEKICPKCGKPLVLRTAKKGENAGNQFWGCSGFPKCWYRE, from the coding sequence ATGTCTATTATTGATGCTTTTTTCAACAAACGCCTAGGTCCTGTATTTTTAAAGGAAAACAGTGATGCTGAAAACTTTATTGCTAAAATGAAGACTCTTTCAGAAAGAGCTTCTGGAAGTTTAAAAAGTGAAATTGAAGAACAGATTAAGCTTGCTGAAATTGGATTACTTGGTGAAAAACAGATAATTTATGAACTAAAAAATAGCGGCTTAGATATGTATATATTGCATGATATTTATCTTGAAAAAGGTGATTTGTCTGCACAGATTGATTTTTTGATTTGTACACGCCAACATATTTATGCAATTGAGTGTAAGAACTTGTTTGGTGATATCGAAATAGACGATAAAGGAAATTTTATTAGACGCTTTAATTTTGGAAAATTTTATAAGCGAGAAGGTTTGTATTCTCCTGTTACACAAAATGAAAGACATTTGAATGTCCTTAGAGAAGTTCGTCGTGATGCCAAAACAGGTAGTTTTCTTGGACTCGCAGAAAAAGTTTTTGATGAAAATTTTTCAAGTAATTACAAGTCTATTGTTGTTCTTGCAAATCCAAAAACAGTTTTGAACGATAAAAAAGCCCCTAAAAATATTAGAGAACATGTTATTCGTGCAGACCAATTGGTTGCTTTTATAAAAAATATGGATAATTCAAGGAATGCTGATTGGTCTGATTCTTCCATGTTGGAAACAATGCAGTATTTCTTGAATTGCAATCGACCAAATAAATCGGACTATGCAAGAAAATACGAGGACATTTATTTGATGTCCGTTATCGGTAAAATTAAGGAAGAACGTGGTGATCAAACACCTGTCGAACCTGCTAAAAATCCATCAACTGAAAAAATTTGCCCCAAGTGCGGAAAACCTTTAGTTCTGCGAACCGCTAAAAAAGGTGAAAATGCAGGTAATCAATTCTGGGGCTGTAGTGGATTTCCTAAATGCTGGTATAGAGAATAA
- a CDS encoding Nif3-like dinuclear metal center hexameric protein, whose translation MDLPFITAWLDDLLDPKSFNDYCVNGLCVEANDKVTKIVTGVSLRDQLIDAAIEEKADCIIVHHPNGFWKGENQLPVGKFGARLRKLMNNGISLFGFHLPLDGHREIGNNAVIAKNLGLNPVREFAYEGMRAIGVIAEWNTPATREEFLDCLDTAFEHGVQNKFFYGSEQIKRVAICSGGCSASAVREAMEMNCDAYVTGSIKEDIPILCQENGVNLVSCGHHRTEIFGVSALAAKIQAELNIPSKFIDLDNPV comes from the coding sequence ATGGATTTGCCTTTTATAACTGCATGGCTTGATGACCTGCTCGACCCAAAATCTTTTAATGATTACTGTGTTAATGGTCTTTGTGTTGAAGCTAATGATAAAGTCACCAAAATCGTGACGGGCGTGAGCCTGCGCGACCAGTTGATTGATGCTGCCATAGAAGAAAAGGCGGATTGCATTATCGTTCATCATCCGAATGGCTTTTGGAAAGGCGAAAACCAGCTCCCGGTAGGGAAATTCGGGGCACGTCTTCGCAAGCTTATGAATAACGGAATTTCTTTGTTCGGCTTCCATCTGCCGCTCGATGGCCACCGCGAAATTGGAAACAATGCCGTTATCGCCAAGAATCTCGGTTTGAACCCAGTCCGTGAATTTGCGTACGAAGGCATGAGGGCTATTGGCGTGATTGCCGAATGGAATACTCCTGCAACAAGAGAAGAATTCTTGGATTGCTTGGATACTGCTTTTGAACATGGCGTGCAGAATAAATTCTTCTACGGTTCCGAACAGATTAAGCGTGTTGCCATTTGCAGTGGCGGTTGTAGCGCATCTGCGGTCAGGGAAGCTATGGAAATGAACTGCGATGCTTATGTGACCGGTAGTATCAAGGAAGATATTCCTATACTCTGCCAAGAAAACGGCGTGAACCTTGTATCTTGCGGGCACCACAGGACCGAAATCTTTGGCGTAAGCGCGCTTGCTGCAAAAATTCAGGCTGAACTGAATATTCCGTCAAAGTTCATTGACTTGGATAATCCGGTTTAG
- a CDS encoding lamin tail domain-containing protein, producing MNNCCCVPALGLAFFSWAFSCPQFVEFFPDPKNVSDQEGEYVEIRLDEFRADSLFVRFENKEILAFEWPEAERLVLVHDSSQCPMRKNVACGMLGKVSLPNSRESIWKAWSGVCMDSVTVPQPKPGKAIQRVGLTDEWVFVAGTFGAGDPEYELGVEEESLLALVSELGKQGRTLRMTEIHQCPEEPMPEWVELYNASTYTLPLQEFRFCDRGGALGNVNDSILPFQTLLVSKDTAALREALGIPDVRMVQVSLGYLNNVEGSLRLCFRNEVVDSVSWYKGMVSCPLGFNPLTGKREFTPGYQPKSVWIGGGRTSTNVAVNPSINTPINVPINAPLTYKLSSRVASKKGAALRVRVDSEHDVALALLDSAGRRVWKSVVSAMSNEWVKVPAQEYLGVGVGYVAFSVGEYEDVIGILVRP from the coding sequence GTGAATAATTGTTGTTGTGTGCCGGCATTAGGCTTGGCATTTTTCTCGTGGGCTTTTTCATGTCCGCAGTTTGTTGAATTTTTCCCTGATCCTAAAAATGTTTCAGACCAGGAGGGCGAGTACGTTGAAATTCGCTTGGATGAATTTCGTGCGGATTCGCTTTTTGTGCGGTTCGAAAACAAGGAAATCTTGGCATTTGAATGGCCGGAGGCTGAGCGCTTGGTGCTGGTGCATGATTCCTCGCAGTGTCCTATGCGAAAGAATGTCGCGTGTGGCATGCTAGGGAAGGTCTCGCTCCCGAATTCTAGAGAGTCTATCTGGAAGGCTTGGTCGGGCGTGTGCATGGATTCGGTGACGGTTCCGCAGCCAAAGCCGGGTAAGGCAATTCAGCGCGTGGGCCTTACGGATGAATGGGTGTTTGTTGCTGGTACTTTTGGTGCTGGCGATCCTGAATACGAACTTGGCGTTGAAGAAGAATCGCTTTTGGCTTTGGTGAGTGAACTGGGCAAGCAGGGGCGAACGCTCCGCATGACGGAGATTCATCAATGTCCGGAAGAGCCTATGCCGGAGTGGGTGGAACTTTATAATGCGAGCACGTATACGCTCCCGTTGCAGGAGTTCCGCTTTTGCGATCGTGGTGGCGCTTTGGGGAATGTAAATGATTCGATTCTGCCATTCCAGACATTGCTGGTGAGCAAGGATACGGCGGCTTTGCGGGAGGCTCTTGGAATTCCTGATGTTCGCATGGTTCAGGTATCGCTAGGGTATTTGAATAACGTAGAAGGCTCGCTTCGTCTTTGCTTCCGTAATGAGGTTGTTGATAGTGTTTCTTGGTACAAGGGAATGGTCTCTTGTCCGTTGGGATTCAACCCGTTGACGGGAAAGCGAGAGTTTACGCCGGGGTATCAGCCCAAAAGTGTTTGGATCGGTGGAGGTCGAACTTCGACAAATGTAGCCGTAAATCCTTCTATAAATACACCTATAAATGTGCCTATAAATGCGCCGCTTACATATAAACTTTCTTCGAGGGTGGCTTCGAAAAAAGGTGCTGCGCTTCGTGTGCGTGTTGATTCCGAGCATGATGTGGCGCTTGCATTGTTGGATTCTGCAGGGCGGCGTGTGTGGAAATCCGTTGTTTCTGCAATGTCTAACGAATGGGTCAAGGTGCCTGCACAGGAATATCTTGGAGTTGGTGTAGGCTATGTCGCTTTTTCTGTGGGGGAATACGAAGATGTCATCGGTATTCTTGTTCGCCCTTAA
- a CDS encoding HD family phosphohydrolase, with protein MNKKEKKIHLFIGWVILILIAIILFPDKNIALRAERPHLGQLSTRTIVAPFKFEVPKTEQEIQNEKARAAEKVNAIFEFNADETTRLLRELEQYLKKLEQYGKMQSVISSSKDDGSASMQEKIKEASSIYDQLKQRLSITAIKPLSTNAVARDSLMSVFYQMMQKGVSNTLLAKTETEVNLFCNSYNIKQIKNLIYNKPTISLIKENEENTLDINEIQPMQRRIDEAFGQLQSSFSTEQGLQSAFYEALYVFTSPNVFYLEKETEARKLDASNKVTLIKGMVPRGMEIVAQGAPITKEILEKIDALQLAQQNEENSKMLTAPYGNVLVFVIIITLLIMFCLYTPTRTMFKTPRQLWSLVFLTVLQLLAFWIIHNLSGTLNRPDSILPDAIDFMWLYPITFTPVIAVVLYDFRMGLAFATFSAGFYGILNGYDLAATLTSLLVNIAVIAPLFRMRYRVQFAWSMIAGVVAAAASISIMLLLRNRFNFVTFYQTLIAASANIIIFTAVASVLLIHVVEKVFSITTVLTLMEMSDFNRPALKRISELAPGTFHHSIQVSNLAEGVAESIGANSLLVRVMALYHDLGKTMRPEYFTENQKQGVNPHNNLDPYQSVKILTGHVSQGILLAKEYKIPELVTTGIQEHHGTTLIQYFHHKAKELAKETGKEVKEEDFRYKGPRPQSMETAILMLADVIEATSRSMADTSSEALESMIHKTILDKFMDGQFNESNLSVKELSKLEEAFLHSLDGTYHTRVKYPGQR; from the coding sequence ATGAACAAGAAAGAGAAAAAAATTCATCTGTTTATCGGCTGGGTTATTTTAATCCTCATTGCCATTATCTTGTTTCCCGACAAGAATATCGCACTCCGCGCCGAACGCCCGCACCTGGGCCAGCTCAGTACGAGAACGATAGTCGCTCCGTTCAAGTTTGAAGTTCCCAAAACAGAACAGGAAATTCAGAACGAAAAAGCTCGTGCAGCCGAGAAGGTGAATGCCATTTTCGAGTTCAACGCCGATGAAACAACGCGCCTGTTACGCGAACTGGAACAGTACCTCAAAAAACTGGAACAGTACGGCAAGATGCAGTCCGTCATCAGTTCCAGCAAAGACGATGGCAGCGCCTCCATGCAGGAGAAAATCAAGGAAGCCTCCAGCATTTACGACCAGCTCAAACAGCGTCTTTCGATTACAGCTATCAAGCCCTTGAGCACAAACGCAGTCGCACGCGATTCGTTGATGTCCGTATTCTACCAGATGATGCAAAAAGGTGTTTCGAACACGCTCCTTGCAAAAACAGAAACCGAAGTGAACCTGTTCTGCAACAGCTACAACATCAAGCAAATCAAGAATCTCATTTACAACAAGCCGACGATTTCTCTCATCAAGGAAAACGAAGAAAACACGCTGGATATCAACGAAATACAACCCATGCAGCGCCGAATCGACGAAGCGTTCGGTCAATTGCAGAGTTCGTTCTCTACAGAGCAGGGATTGCAGAGCGCTTTCTACGAAGCTCTTTACGTATTTACCAGCCCGAACGTTTTCTATCTCGAAAAAGAAACCGAAGCCCGCAAGCTTGATGCAAGCAACAAGGTCACGCTCATCAAGGGCATGGTTCCCCGCGGCATGGAAATCGTTGCACAAGGCGCACCCATCACCAAGGAAATCCTCGAAAAGATTGACGCACTCCAGCTTGCTCAACAGAACGAAGAAAATTCGAAGATGCTCACCGCTCCTTATGGTAACGTGCTCGTCTTTGTCATTATCATTACGCTGCTCATCATGTTCTGCCTCTACACGCCGACGCGCACCATGTTCAAGACACCGCGCCAGTTGTGGAGCCTTGTATTCTTGACCGTATTGCAGCTCCTTGCATTCTGGATTATCCATAACCTTTCTGGAACACTCAACAGGCCCGACAGCATCCTCCCCGATGCCATCGACTTCATGTGGCTCTACCCCATTACCTTTACGCCCGTGATTGCCGTTGTGCTCTATGATTTCCGCATGGGACTTGCTTTTGCAACATTCTCCGCCGGATTCTATGGAATTTTGAACGGATACGACCTTGCCGCAACGCTCACGAGCCTTCTTGTCAATATCGCAGTCATCGCACCGCTCTTCCGCATGCGTTACCGTGTTCAGTTTGCTTGGAGTATGATTGCAGGTGTCGTTGCAGCAGCAGCATCCATCAGCATAATGCTTCTCCTCCGCAACAGATTCAACTTCGTGACATTCTACCAGACGCTCATCGCAGCAAGCGCAAACATCATCATCTTTACCGCAGTTGCATCAGTGCTCTTGATTCACGTCGTCGAAAAAGTATTCAGCATCACGACAGTGCTTACGCTCATGGAAATGTCCGACTTCAACAGACCTGCACTCAAGCGCATTTCTGAACTTGCACCGGGCACATTCCACCACAGCATTCAAGTTTCAAACCTTGCAGAAGGCGTTGCCGAAAGCATTGGCGCCAATTCGCTCCTAGTCCGCGTCATGGCACTCTACCACGATTTAGGCAAAACAATGCGCCCGGAATACTTCACAGAAAACCAGAAGCAAGGCGTGAACCCGCACAACAACCTTGATCCGTACCAATCCGTAAAAATCCTGACGGGCCACGTCTCTCAAGGCATTTTGCTTGCGAAGGAATACAAGATTCCGGAACTTGTTACTACCGGCATCCAGGAACACCACGGCACGACGCTCATCCAGTATTTCCACCACAAGGCTAAAGAACTCGCTAAGGAAACAGGAAAAGAAGTCAAGGAAGAGGATTTCCGCTACAAGGGCCCGCGTCCACAAAGCATGGAAACAGCAATCCTCATGCTTGCAGACGTTATCGAAGCCACAAGCCGCTCCATGGCAGATACATCTTCCGAAGCTCTTGAATCCATGATCCACAAGACGATTCTCGACAAATTCATGGACGGGCAGTTCAACGAAAGTAATTTGTCCGTAAAGGAACTTTCAAAGCTCGAAGAAGCGTTCTTGCATAGTTTGGACGGAACATACCATACCCGTGTCAAATACCCAGGACAGAGATAA
- a CDS encoding PhoH family protein — protein MSGILAVLDQLKIAARNGEVLDAKQLERMLGPKEAPFTEAIPDSPIFRNRFGISVSAKTPAQAELVKAVETNDIIFAKGPAGTGKTFLAVTLAVASLERGEAERICLVRPAVEAGESLGFLPGDLKEKIAPYLRPIHDSLSELLSTEKLRRYEETGAIEVAPLAYMRGRTLKRAFIILDEAQNTTTAQMKMFLTRLGPHSKAIITGDTSQIDLAKGQVSGLEHAMRILKGIRGIAEVEFSATDVLRHHLVKDILLAYEQNELKK, from the coding sequence ATGTCAGGCATACTAGCAGTCCTCGACCAGCTTAAAATCGCCGCGCGCAACGGCGAAGTTTTGGATGCTAAGCAGCTCGAACGCATGCTCGGCCCCAAGGAAGCCCCCTTTACCGAAGCCATCCCCGACAGTCCCATCTTCAGGAACAGGTTCGGGATAAGCGTTTCCGCAAAGACTCCTGCACAGGCCGAACTGGTCAAGGCAGTCGAAACAAACGATATCATCTTTGCGAAAGGCCCTGCCGGCACAGGTAAAACATTCCTCGCTGTAACACTTGCCGTTGCAAGCCTCGAACGCGGTGAAGCCGAACGCATCTGCCTTGTGCGCCCAGCAGTTGAAGCAGGCGAATCGCTCGGATTTTTGCCAGGCGACCTGAAAGAAAAAATTGCGCCTTACCTCCGCCCCATCCACGACAGCCTCTCCGAACTTCTGTCTACAGAAAAGTTGCGCCGTTACGAAGAGACCGGAGCCATCGAAGTCGCACCGCTTGCCTACATGCGTGGACGCACTCTAAAACGGGCATTCATTATCTTGGACGAAGCGCAAAACACGACAACCGCCCAGATGAAGATGTTCCTCACCCGACTCGGCCCCCACAGCAAGGCTATCATCACTGGTGACACAAGCCAAATTGACCTCGCCAAAGGGCAAGTTTCCGGTCTGGAACACGCCATGAGAATTCTCAAGGGGATCCGGGGAATCGCCGAAGTCGAATTTAGCGCCACTGACGTTCTTCGACATCATTTAGTCAAAGACATTTTGCTAGCTTACGAACAGAACGAGCTCAAAAAATAG
- the metK gene encoding methionine adenosyltransferase produces MAHYLFTSESVSKGHPDKVADQISDSILDACLAQDPKSRVACETLVNTGLVVISGEITTKAVVDFQEVARNTIKNIGYVNPDLQFDYKGCAVLVAMDKQSPDIAQGVDAKAAEGKEDDKQGAGDQGMMFGYAVKETKELMPLPISLAHKLMEEIQNLREKGKIKWLRPDAKSQVTVEYDENDKPVRVDTVVISTQHDEKVNGKELKHSVIEKEIIEKLIKKVIPAKLLDKKTRYLVNPTGKFVVGGPHGDCGLTGRKIIVDTYGGMGRHGGGAFSGKDPSKVDRSAAYAARYVAKNIVAAGLAYRCEVQLAYAIGYSKPVSVLVNTFGTGKIDDRKIEEIVAKNFDLSPAGIEKMLDLRKPGYVQTAALGHFGRTGARFTWEKTDKAEALKKDAEAV; encoded by the coding sequence ATGGCACATTATCTTTTTACATCTGAATCAGTTTCTAAAGGTCACCCGGACAAGGTCGCCGACCAGATTTCCGACTCCATCCTCGATGCCTGCCTCGCCCAGGACCCGAAAAGCCGTGTCGCTTGCGAAACTCTCGTGAACACCGGTCTCGTCGTTATCTCTGGTGAAATCACCACCAAGGCTGTTGTTGATTTCCAGGAAGTTGCCCGCAACACCATCAAGAACATCGGCTACGTGAACCCGGACCTCCAGTTCGACTATAAGGGCTGCGCCGTGCTCGTCGCTATGGACAAGCAGTCTCCGGATATCGCCCAGGGCGTTGACGCCAAGGCAGCCGAAGGCAAGGAAGACGACAAGCAGGGTGCTGGTGACCAGGGTATGATGTTCGGTTACGCCGTCAAGGAAACCAAGGAACTCATGCCGCTTCCAATCAGCCTCGCCCACAAGCTCATGGAAGAAATCCAGAACCTCCGCGAAAAGGGCAAGATCAAGTGGCTCCGTCCGGACGCCAAGTCCCAGGTCACCGTCGAATACGACGAAAATGACAAGCCGGTCCGCGTTGACACCGTCGTCATCTCCACTCAGCACGACGAAAAGGTGAACGGCAAGGAACTCAAGCATTCCGTGATTGAAAAGGAAATCATCGAAAAGCTTATCAAGAAGGTCATCCCGGCCAAGCTCTTGGACAAGAAGACCCGTTACCTCGTGAACCCGACCGGCAAGTTCGTTGTCGGTGGCCCGCACGGCGACTGCGGTCTCACAGGCCGTAAGATCATCGTTGATACCTATGGTGGCATGGGCCGTCATGGTGGTGGCGCATTCAGCGGCAAGGACCCATCCAAGGTCGACCGCAGTGCAGCATACGCAGCACGCTACGTTGCAAAGAACATTGTTGCAGCAGGCCTCGCCTACCGTTGCGAAGTCCAGCTTGCTTACGCTATCGGTTACTCCAAGCCGGTTTCTGTGCTCGTGAACACGTTTGGCACAGGCAAGATCGACGACCGCAAGATCGAAGAAATTGTCGCTAAGAACTTCGACCTCTCTCCGGCCGGCATCGAAAAGATGCTCGACCTCCGCAAGCCGGGTTACGTGCAGACCGCAGCCCTCGGCCACTTTGGCCGCACGGGTGCTCGCTTCACGTGGGAAAAGACCGACAAGGCCGAAGCATTGAAGAAGGATGCTGAAGCGGTTTAA
- a CDS encoding M23 family metallopeptidase, protein MNFVRASIHFQKSSRMLTVKVPSFILRGSLLARIVVVVGFILFLVQVLSTSVYDGILKHAFASRQKLNKELTQIQSTVDYISNTSKDFFNAEKMLHAKLGLPLPDEASRKLSTGGHIEPNVQLLRNSSPVFERTAKMHEDVWRIFGQIQNNEESFNALTKYIDQSRSVLRYIPSISPTTGRYASAFGPRIHPVTGEIGKMHQGIDIGNDRWTPIYAPADGVVEISQLSSSFGNFVVLNHGNGFKTRYGHMQMSAVTPGQFVHRYQILGYMGNTGRSVGPHLHYEVWKNGVPVNPLPYILPNDYEVD, encoded by the coding sequence ATGAATTTCGTTAGGGCCTCCATACATTTCCAGAAATCGTCACGGATGTTGACCGTGAAGGTGCCTTCGTTCATTCTGCGCGGTTCGCTTTTAGCGCGAATCGTCGTTGTTGTTGGTTTTATTCTCTTCTTGGTTCAGGTGCTTTCGACTTCCGTCTATGATGGTATCTTGAAGCACGCTTTCGCAAGTCGCCAAAAGCTCAATAAGGAATTGACGCAAATCCAGAGTACCGTGGATTACATTTCCAATACGTCCAAGGATTTCTTCAATGCCGAAAAAATGCTCCATGCAAAGCTCGGTCTGCCGCTGCCGGATGAAGCTTCCCGTAAGCTGTCGACAGGTGGCCATATCGAACCGAATGTCCAGCTTTTGCGCAATAGTTCTCCTGTGTTCGAACGTACTGCCAAGATGCACGAAGATGTCTGGCGTATTTTTGGACAGATCCAGAACAACGAAGAATCTTTTAATGCTCTGACTAAGTATATCGACCAGAGCCGCTCTGTTTTACGCTACATTCCGTCGATTTCGCCGACCACGGGTCGTTATGCGTCAGCCTTTGGGCCGCGTATCCATCCGGTTACCGGTGAAATTGGTAAGATGCACCAGGGCATCGATATCGGTAATGACCGCTGGACTCCGATTTATGCTCCGGCGGATGGCGTTGTTGAAATTTCCCAGCTGAGTTCTTCTTTTGGGAATTTTGTAGTCCTGAACCATGGCAATGGGTTTAAGACCCGTTATGGACACATGCAGATGTCTGCCGTGACTCCGGGACAGTTTGTACATCGTTATCAAATTCTTGGCTATATGGGCAATACTGGACGTTCCGTCGGTCCGCACCTCCACTATGAGGTCTGGAAAAACGGTGTGCCGGTGAACCCTCTTCCTTATATTCTCCCTAACGACTATGAAGTCGACTAA
- a CDS encoding DUF4832 domain-containing protein, which translates to MTKSFFLASAAITALTTGILATSSFAVARSIALNKSIESLEPMKGIVFWPDQAKSQKDLQKSISLEFSYCLPCAVVTGEYGGKISYDWSSFEKLLEDIKSRGHQAIVRFRIEYPNETIKNAPNCTENVKGATAVPNYFVTNSNYLETFSENPGGDGPTFYADWSSTALQWFYKQFYADFAAKYDKDPRIAFVQAGFGHWAEYHIYGTKLKLGSNFPSKDYQRDFLTHLDTLFKETPWSISIDAADDEYTPIARNKTLLALNFGLFDDSFMHEKHDISQGEGDNEKNWQTMGKDRWKTSPAGGEISYYEDKDQKEFLNPAGLYGVTWEDAAAKYHMTYVIGNDAPEGKYATRSRVYEASSNAGYKFEVTGFAVNKVSAAIRVKNVGIAPLYHNAYVTIKGIRSEKSLKGLLPGEEATYTISGISIADSETPELTITSDKLLQNATIPYNASLNGSAAVIEGLVDENGTTSIAGARWNKGAASKVHENRAKNSQIVDLKGRTINNAEAQNFTGTVRKAYYKVNRK; encoded by the coding sequence ATGACTAAAAGTTTTTTTCTCGCTAGCGCTGCAATTACCGCACTAACAACAGGTATTCTTGCGACTAGCTCATTTGCAGTAGCACGTTCCATTGCACTAAACAAGAGCATCGAATCACTCGAGCCCATGAAGGGCATCGTATTTTGGCCCGATCAAGCCAAAAGCCAGAAAGACTTGCAAAAATCCATCTCGCTAGAATTCTCATATTGCCTCCCCTGTGCTGTTGTCACTGGGGAATACGGCGGTAAAATTAGCTACGACTGGAGCAGTTTCGAAAAGTTACTTGAAGATATCAAGAGTCGTGGGCACCAAGCCATCGTGCGGTTCCGCATCGAGTACCCGAATGAAACCATCAAGAACGCCCCGAACTGCACCGAAAACGTGAAAGGCGCAACCGCTGTTCCCAATTACTTCGTTACCAACAGCAATTATTTGGAGACGTTCTCTGAAAATCCGGGCGGTGACGGCCCCACATTCTATGCCGACTGGAGCAGCACAGCATTACAGTGGTTCTACAAACAATTCTACGCCGACTTCGCCGCCAAATACGATAAAGACCCGCGCATCGCATTTGTACAAGCGGGTTTCGGCCACTGGGCAGAATACCACATCTACGGCACCAAACTCAAGCTCGGCTCGAACTTCCCATCCAAGGACTATCAAAGAGATTTTCTGACACATCTTGATACTTTATTCAAAGAAACACCTTGGAGCATTTCTATTGACGCCGCAGACGATGAATACACACCTATCGCCAGGAACAAGACTCTGCTTGCACTTAATTTCGGACTTTTTGACGATTCATTTATGCACGAAAAGCACGATATTTCACAAGGCGAAGGCGACAACGAAAAGAACTGGCAAACAATGGGCAAAGACCGCTGGAAAACATCACCCGCCGGCGGCGAAATCAGCTACTACGAAGACAAGGACCAAAAAGAATTTCTGAACCCCGCCGGACTTTACGGAGTAACCTGGGAAGATGCCGCAGCCAAGTACCACATGACATACGTCATCGGCAACGACGCGCCTGAAGGCAAGTACGCCACCAGGAGCCGCGTCTATGAGGCAAGTTCCAATGCTGGCTACAAATTCGAAGTCACAGGATTTGCGGTCAACAAAGTTTCAGCCGCAATCCGCGTGAAAAACGTGGGTATAGCCCCGCTCTACCACAACGCCTATGTGACCATTAAAGGCATTCGCAGCGAAAAATCGCTCAAAGGTCTTTTGCCCGGTGAAGAAGCCACCTATACCATTTCAGGAATTTCTATCGCCGACAGCGAAACGCCCGAACTCACCATCACCAGCGATAAGCTTTTGCAAAATGCGACAATCCCCTATAACGCAAGCCTCAACGGAAGCGCAGCTGTCATCGAAGGACTCGTCGACGAAAACGGAACCACATCAATCGCAGGCGCACGTTGGAATAAAGGTGCCGCGAGCAAAGTTCACGAAAACCGCGCCAAGAACTCACAAATCGTAGATCTCAAAGGCCGTACCATAAACAACGCCGAAGCACAAAACTTCACAGGAACTGTGCGCAAAGCGTACTATAAAGTGAATAGGAAATAA